One Mya arenaria isolate MELC-2E11 chromosome 5, ASM2691426v1 genomic window carries:
- the LOC128235660 gene encoding vitellogenin-2-like — protein sequence MTQTSEMYIITRKQHHQCHYDPHIREVQSHQETRLSVPLQPTFLRLTKPPGVKIISAITTNTSENTKPPGDKNISAITAHTSEKYEATRRQEHHCHHNLHIREVQSHKETRTSVPSQPTHLRSTKPPGDKNISAITTNTSENTKPPGDKKISAITTNTSEKYKATRDTSIMPSQPTHLRSKSHQETQSSVPSRKTYQRSTKSPGDKLISAIRKTHQRSTKLPGDRSSARDYDQYYQKVVDSCRKKTITTETELHHLVSSLCDKIKHEEKQPRQITVYVEVQDMDRELCAAMLQAKSIVDGEMSSISGTDNKKPDQRLKPKHEPVEVTVVIDGTKTTKTDTDVGAGISKSSSISANLKSTTGATVKATTGDKPTSTSNSSKSTKGKTEKPKSENESKGVCSSASPKSSKGASDNIKPGDKPKSTSSSTKSTSSPTERTKSGNKSKSTSASPKPTSGTPAKTKPDGKSVSSDMKSTNKSPDDARRSGRRSPRPRDDRKSDKQKSQTRERSRRREDTKTDNKVSS from the exons ATGACCCAAACATCAGAGATGTACATAATCACCAGGAAACAACATCATCAGTGCCATTACGACCCACACATCAGAGAAGTACAAAGCCACCAGGAGACAAGATTATCAGTGCCACTACAACCAACTTTTCTGAGACTTACAAAGCCACCAGGAGTCAAGATCATCAGTGCCATCACAACCAACACATCTGAGAA TACAAAGCCACCAGGAGACAAGAACATCAGTGCCATCACAGCCCACACATCTGAGAAGTACGAAGCCACCAGGAGACAAGAACATCACTGCCATCACAACCTACACATCAGAGAAGTACAAAGCCACAAGGAGACAAGAACATCAGTGCCATCACAACCAACACATCTGAGAAGTACGAAGCCACCAGGAGACAAGAACATCAGTGCCATCACAACCAACACATCTGAGAA TACAAAGCCACCAGGAGACAAGAAAATCAGTGCCATTACGACCAACACATCTGAGAAGTACAAAGCCACCAGAGACACGTCCATCATGCCATCACAACCAACACATCTGAGGAGTAAAAGCCACCAGGAGACACAATCATCAGTGCCATCACGAAAAACTTATCAGAGAAGTACAAAGTCACCAGGAGACAAACTCATCAGTGCCATACGAAAAACACATCAGAGAAGTACAAAGCTACCAGGAGACAGATCATCA GCTCGGGATTATGATCAATACTACCAAAAGGTCGTGGACAGTTGCCGCAAGAAGACGATCACCACAGAGACAGAGCTACATCACCTGGTGTCGTCCCTGTGTGACAAAATAAAGCATGAAGAGAAACAACCACGTCAAATCACTGTGTATGTGGAGGTGCAAGATATGGACAGGGAGCTTTGCGCAGCCATGCTTCAAGCTAAATCCATTGTTGATG gagAGATGTCTTCTATATCAGGAACTGATAACAAAAA ACCAGACCAGAGACTCAAACCCAAACATGAGCCTGTCGAAGTCACTGTAGTAATTGATGGCACTAAAACAACTAAGACTGACACAGATGTTGGTGCTGGCATATCTAAATCTTCAAGTATTTCAGCCAATCTCAAATCAACTACAGGTGCTACAGTTAAGGCTACAACAGGTGACAAACCTACGTCTACCTCGAACAGTTCCAAGTCTACCAAAGGCAAGACAGAAAAACCAAAGAGTGAGAATGAATCAAAAGGTGTTTGTAGTTCTGCAAGTCCAAAGTCTTCTAAAGGTGCCTCAGATAATATCAAGCCCGGTGACAAACCTAAATCTACTTCAAGCAGCACAAAGTCAACCAGTAGTCCAACTGAAAGGACAAAGTCTGGAAACAAATCTAAGTCTACTTCTGCAAGTCCAAAGCCAACAAGTGGTACACCTGCGAAGACCAAGCCAGATGGTAAAAGTGTGTCATCTGATATGAAGTCAACCAATAAATCTCCAGATGATGCAAGAAGAAGCGGTAGAAGAAGTCCTAGACCTAGAGATGATAGGAAAAGTGATAAGCAAAAGTCTCAAACACGAGAAAGAAGCAGGAGGAGAGAAGATACCAAAACTGACAACAAGGTTTCATCTTAA
- the LOC128234203 gene encoding HIV Tat-specific factor 1 homolog: MCEISVELGDIAEQQKSSDDHSGVYNEGFNLTLSPVSSIEEGIEIILASELSDIDSPEEAYNNTVSPELETSTEMIDEVHNKFLPPSNNLDRDEMKESTKNVPGTTVDISEESKQMKLPTYTCETPSDLKFKSTRAADNHITKDCSLSTKDIVSSADNDSKLDSSEKEQADCGSPENIIDGEELDMSEFITVDEGLDEDQDDSLKDEQPGQSSMTEKEDEHNANSIKDEEEDASSMAKKDQQPDHSPVVHEHDVDSLQDEKDETSPPTKEEKDKQPDHSPVSHEHHADSLLDEKDDTSATAKEKEEDKLPDHGPNQEKRDELGNDSSLEENMEDIEAELGAEDLLEGDVVDEVNSEDSDDEEFDIEGFEVVDDADDDNQEEETTQASDSKSHVEDPSSRRGLNAGSKDAKSTSYSNVEQQRSSRTRDAVGGEQRQRGQIYSHGSQREDSKQWQPSYSSDRKGEQYASPQQKTFQGGHHRGRGRFNRGGKYRGRGGYPHGNYY; encoded by the exons ATGTGTGAGATTTCAGTGGAATTAGGAGATATAGCAGAACAACAGAAGAGCTCTGATGACCATTCAGGGGTTTATAATGAGGGGTTCAATTTAACCTTGTCTCCAGTGAGCAGTATTGAGGAAGGCATTGAAATAATTCTTGCTTCGGAATTGTCTGACATTGACAGTCCAGAGGAAGCTTACAACAATACTGTGTCCCCAGAATTAGAGACATCAACAGAAATGATTGATGAAGTTCACAATAAATTTTTACCACCTTCAAATAACTTGGACAGAGACGAAATGAAGGAAAGTACAAAAAATGTTCCTGGAACCACTGTTGATATTAGTGAAGAaagtaaacaaatgaaattaccAACTTACACTTGTGAAACACCATCTGATCTTAAGTTCAAATCAACAAGAGCGGCTGATAATCACATTACGAAGGACTGTAGTTTATCAACTAAGGACATTGTATCAAGTGCTGATAATGACAGTAAACTAGATTCTTCAGAGAAGGAGCAAGCTGACTGTGGAAGTCCAGAAAATATTATAGATGGTGAAGAATTAGACATGTCAGAGTTTATTACAGTAGATGAAGGTTTAGATGAAGATCAAGATGACAGTCTGAAGGACGAACAACCAGGTCAAAGTTCAATGACAGAAAAGGAAGATGAGCACAATGCCAACAGTATAAAGGATGAAGAAGAGGATGCCAGTTCAATGGCAAAAAAGGATCAGCAGCCAGATCACAGCCCAGTTGTTCATGAACACGATGTTGACAGTCTCCAGGATGAAAAAGATGAAACCAGTCCACCTACAAAGGAAGAGAAGGATAAGCAGCCTGATCACAGCCCAGTTTCACATGAACATCATGCTGACAGTCTTCTGGATGAAAAGGATGACACCAGTGCAACTGCAAAGGAAAAAGAGGAAGATAAGCTGCCTGATCATGGTCCAAATCAAGAAAAAAGAGATGAGCTTGGTAATGACAGTTCTTTGGAGGAAAACATGGAAGACATCGAGGCTGAGTTGGGTGCAGAAGATCTGTTGGAAGGTGATGTTGTAGATGAAGTGAACAGCGAAGATTCAGATGATGAAGAATTTGACATTGAAGGTTTTGAAGTTGTTGATGATGCAGACGACGACAATCAGGAAGAAGAAACCACACAAGCTAGTGATTCAAAATCTCATGTTGAG GATCCAAGCAGCAGAAGGGGGCTGAACGCTGGCTCAAAAGATGCCAAGTCTACCTCG TATTCCAATGTAGAACAGCAAAGATCATCAAGGACCAGGGATGCCGTGGGCGGAGAACAGAGACAAAGAG ggCAAATATACTCTCATGGAAGTCAAAGAGAGGATTCAAAACAGTGG CAACCCAGCTACTCCTCAGACAGAAAGGGTGAACAGTATGCATCTCCCCAGCAGAAGACTTTCCAGGGAGGTCACCATAGAGGGAGAGGAAGATTCAACAGGGGAGGCAAATACAGGGGCAGGGGTGGTTACCCTCATGGAAATTACTATTAA